A genomic window from Yarrowia lipolytica chromosome 1D, complete sequence includes:
- a CDS encoding uncharacterized protein (Compare to YALI0D16291g, similar to uniprot|P53893 Saccharomyces cerevisiae YNL163c translation elongation factor eEF4): MTLSPLQLRKLQSDPSSIRNICILAHVDHGKTSLSDCLLASNGIISQKMAGKLRYLDSRPDEQERGITMESSAISLHFRTFRRDPSSTEEPPKMVPKDFLINLVDSPGHIDFSSEVSTASRLCDGAVVLVDAVEGVCSQTVTVLRQAWMEQLKPILVINKIDRLVEELQLTPAEAFTHLKKLIEGVNVVLGGFYASNRMAADLEWRESGKTGTFEDEDDSELYFSPEKNNVIFASAIDGWGFTVAQFVAIYAAKLGMKRENLQKCLWGDFYFDPKTKSVITSKGLKGRNLKPLFVQLVLDNIWAVYHCTVIERDADKSARIIKALELKISPRDLNSKDARNLLTTIFQQWVPLSVSVLHSVVDKLPDPIVAQGKRMPAILKSVGYPDQEGNGENEETVSQGMLTCSTKAPLVAYISKVVSIPEADLPKNQKVMKSIDQLREQSRLAREKIENGQTDESSAAAEAAPKDEVDDLTAAYSSYDYEEDFDIGESNYVPPPPEVLIGFVRVYSGVIRTGQKATVLGPKYNPAEPSKHVLEVEITDLYLLMGRELVTIDHAPAGGIVGIGGLDGEFLKSGTLVSDQFRGPNLAAVEGSMTTPIVRVALEPEDPTQMSHLEEGLKLLNQSDPCVQVHLQDTGEHVISCAGELHLERCLKDLTERFAGIEIQASEPIVPYRESIVAHQVAPGGEPAPMRDAELGRGVVTLELEEEGHVDLKMHVTPLPQAVVTFLIFNRVSVAALAGVKSAEEETEDSSVNQNILNKEDFQTKLAEILEEEKCTFTVDQIVAFGPKRVGSNILIDNSESGLLRRFFGATSDISFHQDSILTGFQLATQSGPLCNEPMQGVAVYLDLIDDPNDELAGKLISPFQKAIYTAFLDWSPRLMLATYSCEIQASTEVLGKVYSVVTRRKGKIVSEEMKEGTPFFTISATIPVVEAFGFAEEIRKRTSGAAQPQLIFAGYETFDMDPFWVPTTEEELEELGETADRENVARRYVDNVRARKGLYVEKKLVDGANRQRNLKK, encoded by the coding sequence ATGACGTTATCGCCCCTACAACTTCGCAAGCTGCAATCGGACCCGTCGTCGATCCGAAACATCTGCATTCTGGCCCACGTGGACCACGGCAAGACCTCGCTCAGCGATTGCCTGCTTGCCTCCAACGGCATCATCTCTCAGAAGATGGCTGGAAAACTGCGGTATCTGGACTCGCGACCGGACGAGCAGGAGAGAGGCATCACCATGGAGTCATCTGCCATCTCGCTTCACTTCCGAACCTTCAGAAGAGATCCCAGCTCGACGGAAGAACCGCCCAAAATGGTGCCCAAGGACTTTCTCATCAACCTGGTGGACTCTCCAGGCCATATCGACTTTTCCAGCGAAGTGTCCACGGCGTCGCGATTGTGCGATGGAGCGGTGGTGCTGGTTGACGCCGTTGAGGGAGTCTGCAGTCAAACGGTGACGGTTCTGCGACAGGCGTGGatggagcagctcaagcCCATTCTGGTGATCAACAAGATTGACCgactggtggaggagctacAATTGACTCCCGCCGAGGCCTTCACACacctcaagaagctcattgagGGTGTCAACGTTGTTCTGGGCGGATTCTACGCCTCCAACCGAATGGCTGCCGACCTCGAATGGCGGGAGAGCGGAAAGACTGGCACCTTcgaagacgaagacgacagTGAACTCTACTTTTCGcccgaaaaaaacaatgtCATTTTTGCATCAGCCATCGACGGCTGGGGATTCACCGTCGCCCAGTTTGTCGCCATCTACGCTGCCAAACTCGGAATGAAACGAGAAAACCTCCAAAAGTGTCTGTGGGGAGACTTTTACTTTGaccccaagaccaagtCGGTCATAACCAGCAAGGGGCTCAAGGGCCGGAATCTGAAACCGCTCTTTGTGCAGCTAGTTCTGGACAACATCTGGGCCGTGTATCACTGCACGGTGATTGAGCGGGACGCCGACAAGAGCGCCAGGATCATCAAGGCCCTGGAGCTCAAGATTTCGCCCCGAGacctcaactccaaggacgCTCGGAACCTGCTGACCACCATCTTCCAGCAGTGGGTGCCTCTTTCTGTGTCCGTTCTACATTCCGTGGTTGACAAGTTGCCCGATCCAATTGTGGCCCAGGGCAAGCGAATGCCGGCAATTCTAAAATCTGTTGGTTATCCCGATCAAGAAGGCAATGGCGAAAACGAGGAAACCGTGTCTCAGGGCATGCTCACGTGCTCCACCAAGGCTCCACTGGTGGCCTACATCAGTAAGGTGGTTTCTATCCCGGAGGCTGATCTGCCCAAGAACCAAAAGGTGATGAAATCCATCGACCAGCTTCGAGAGCAATCTCGATTGGCACGAGAGAAAATTGAGAACGGACAGACTGACGAGTCATCGGCTGCCGCTGAAGCTGCTCCCAAAGATGAAGTTGACGATCTCACTGCAGCATACTCTTCTTATGACTACGAGGAGGACTTCGATATTGGCGAGTCCAACTAcgttcctcctcctcccgaAGTTCTCATTGGTTTCGTCCGAGTCTACTCCGGTGTCATTCGAACCGGGCAGAAGGCCACAGTTCTGGGACCCAAGTACAACCCTGCCGAGCCTTCTAAGCACGTGCTTGAGGTGGAGATCACCGATCTTTACCTTCTGATGGGCCGAGAGCTCGTGACCATCGACCATGCCCCTGCTGGAGGTATTGTGGGTATTGGAGGTCTTGATGGTGAGTTTCTGAAATCCGGCACTCTCGTCTCTGACCAGTTCCGAGGCCCCAATCTCGCGGCGGTGGAGGGATCCATGACCACACCCATTGTGCGAGTTGCATTGGAGCCCGAAGACCCCACCCAGATGTCGCATCTTGAGGAAGgtctcaagctgctcaaccagTCCGATCCCTGTGTGCAGGTGCATCTTCAGGATACTGGTGAGCACGTGATTTCGTGTGCTGGAGAGCTACATCTTGAGCGATGTCTCAAGGATCTGACTGAGCGGTTTGCCGGCATTGAGATTCAGGCTTCCGAGCCTATTGTTCCCTATCGAGAGTCCATTGTGGCTCACCAGGTTGCTCCTGGAGGCGAACCCGCTCCAATGCGAGACGCTGAACTTGGACGAGGAGTTGTTACTCtggagctcgaggaggagggccaTGTGGATCTCAAAATGCATGTGACCCCTCTTCCTCAGGCGGTGGTGACATTTTTGATTTTCAACCGAGTCTCAGTCGCGGCTCTGGCCGGTGTCAAGAGcgccgaggaggaaacCGAGGATTCGTCAGTCAACCAGAAcattctcaacaaggaggactTTCAGACCAAACTGGCCGAGATTCTCGAAGAGGAGAAATGCACCTTTACCGTCGACCAGATTGTGGCTTTTGGACCCAAGCGTGTGGGTAGTAACATTCTGATCGATAATTCCGAATCTGGTCTTCTACGACGTTTCTTTGGAGCAACCTCCGACATTTCGTTCCACCAGGATTCCATCCTGACTGGATTCCAGCTGGCCACTCAGTCTGGACCTCTCTGTAACGAGCCTATGCAGGGGGTGGCAGTCTATCTTGATCTCATTGACGACCCCAACGATGAGCTGGCCGGCAAGCTCATATCTCCCTTTCAAAAGGCAATCTACACTGCCTTTTTAGACTGGTCGCCCCGTCTCATGTTGGCCACCTACTCGTGTGAGATCCAGGCGTCCACCGAGGTGCTGGGTAAGGTATACTCTGTGGTTACTCGGCGTAAGGGTAAGATTGTGAGTgaggagatgaaggaggGCACTCCATTTTTCACCATTTCTGCCACCATTCCCGTGGTTGAAGCATTTGGCTTTGCTGAGGAGATCCGAAAACGAACCTCTGGAGCAGCCCAGCCCCAGCTCATTTTCGCAGGCTACGAAACTTTCGATATGGATCCCTTCTGGGTGCCCACGACTGaggaagagctggaggagctgggagAGACGGCCGATCGAGAAAATGTCGCCCGACGGTACGTGGACAATGTGCGGGCTCGAAAGGGTCTCTACGTGGAAAAGAAGCTCGTTGATGGAGCCAATCGACAGCGAAACCTGAAGAAGTAA
- a CDS encoding uncharacterized protein (Compare to YALI0D16313g, similar to Saccharomyces cerevisiae SGD1 (YLR336C); ancestral locus Anc_4.165, weakly similar to uniprot|Q06132 Saccharomyces cerevisiae YLR336c SGD1 involved in HOG pathway) yields the protein MYSIQVAHHYLGYCIFFVIFLFYFIFILFYFILFYFIYCMLKFNFSRFGFFFRTKLLFVQPSTPRYTTIHIAMAGPRKGGKDAKKGINLPGVMLDELRDLGLSSDRPQSGGNKRKGGGSRKEQRKQERQLKKQKVHENRKTWEEERRAELREREKAGLKEKPMKKEKKEKPVKKERVDKRAVKERVDTKVDVDNKFKAKADDSSFPKPKKGLLRRPTTPSSGRSVTFAAKDRIREFGHSLDGEEGHEYEQDPEERAQIKKNTYWFEDDEEDTEEDEPDASEINQRVGDVMEEYMGREGDLDRFMSDLREKQQRDMTGSDEDDDSGDTMSLGGSEDQDEDNSNQTKMSLRRLNSGSGTANGGLTALRKRGPSVNEDIPGATRASKSFSFSEDYGSDNADTDEDEELDDSMSAADTMALLAQKKAGKKTAKQLDDSLSVADTMALLKAKKGKRSIEEVDSEDDSGDNSGDDSGDDSGDDSEDSLEGIPPDDELESDDFDSDIDEEDMVDYHDLSEEEEDDDDEQLDDSMSVSDTMALLKAKKEVKKAKKAVEESDEEVDDTMSVANTMALLKAKKAGKDKKDKKDKKDKKEKSKSKPVYSDLDSALMRKDEEEMNYYAKKLGFKDAKSANFGSDDELDGILDGLDVDFGFDSEEESDHVPELVDDKKQKKKKEKKAAKTVNNDLPWSEDEVDSDDFDTDSEDDSKPKVKENPYVAPVAANADSSQAAAKYVPPSLRKKLALEVDPETKEMVLIRRKIKGSLNKLSESNIGSIINEILRVFDDNPRLLVTTVVTECLLESTASEAVLLETFLLLHAVIATILYRQVGISFGAYFVQSLVEKFFTNYSAGTHKACSNLLAFLTEIYYFQMVSCRLVYDLIRKFLADPNERNTEYLLKIVRFAGSQLRSDDPSALKTIINDLQASLAKTETNARTKFLVESVAALKNNRQSQHGISQGYTETKMRLKKFIGTFSSYTVNEPISVSLEDIENVETRGKWWLVGAAFKNQDQNESQTHRGDDDLDLTTVHDVLDAAEPNWLDLAREQRMNTDIRRAVFVAIMGAEDYLNALERVSKLRLKRVQEREIPRVLIHCCSNESVYNPFYALLAVKLAERHSLKMTFQFTLWDFFRELDGDDDDDSDDDSDREESVKVLEGSDSKELLRKTMNLARMFAQMTAEGTVGLNIFKNVNFLTASENMKIFLEMYFVALFGMLGKRAEEGNGKSRDQKQLVKLLLKLKDNALLLRGIQYFVSEIVVHSDLIVKKRERQRVLWGRDVTTDIVDELTKAT from the coding sequence ATGTATTCAATTCAAGTCGCCCACCATTATCTTGGATATTGTATCTTTtttgttatttttttattttattttatttttattttattttattttattttattttattttatttattgtatGCTTAAATTTAATTTTTCAAGGtttggattttttttcaggACCAAACTTTTGTTTGTTCAGCCATCTACACCACGCTACACGACAATACACATAGCTATGGCAGGCCCTCGGAAAGGCGGCAAGgatgccaagaagggcatTAATCTTCCCGGCGTGAtgctggacgagctgcGTGATCTCGGCTTGTCTTCGGATCGACCCCAGAGTGGCGGCAACAAACGCAAGGGCGGAGGTTCGCGAAAAGAGCAGCGAAAACAGGAGCggcagctcaagaagcaaAAGGTGCACGAGAACAGGAAGAcgtgggaggaggagcgcAGGGCTGAGTTGCGGGAGCGGGAGAAGGCCGggttgaaggagaagcctatgaagaaggagaagaaggagaagcctgtgaagaaggagagggTTGATAAGAGGGCTGTCAAGGAGCGAGTGGACACGAAGGTTGACGTTGACAACAAGTTTaaggccaaggctgacGACTCTTCTTTTCCCAAGCCGAAGAAAGGTCTTCTGCGACGTCCCACCACGCCGTCTAGTGGCAGATCAGTCACGTTTGCAGCCAAGGATCGGATCCGGGAGTTTGGGCATTCATTGGACGGTGAGGAGGGCcacgagtacgagcagGATCCCGAGGAGCGGGCacagatcaagaagaacacGTACTGGTtcgaggacgacgaggaagacaccgaggaggatgagcCCGACGCCTCGGAGATCAACCAGCGGGTCGGGGACGTCATGGAGGAGTATATGGGTAGAGAGGGTGATTTGGACCGGTTTATGAGTGACTTGAGAGAGAAGCAACAGCGAGATATGACTGGTAGcgacgaggatgacgacTCTGGTGATACCATGAGTCTAGGCGGTTCTGAGGACCAGGACGAGGATAACAGTAATCAGACCAAGATGAGCCTGAGACGACTCAACTCTGGAAGCGGAACTGCCAATGGGGGGTTGACAGCTCTTCGAAAACGGGGTCCTTCGGTCAATGAAGACATTCCTGGAGCCACTAGAGCGTCCAAGAGCTTTTCTTTCTCTGAAGACTACGGTTCTGACAATGCAGATACcgatgaagatgaggagCTGGATGATAGCATGTCTGCAGCAGACACCATGGCTCTATTGGCCCAAAAGAAGGCTGGTAAGAAGACTGCGAAGCAGCTCGACGACTCCTTGTCTGTGGCAGACACCATGGCTCTactcaaggccaagaagggcaagagAAGTATTGAGGAGGTCGACTCTGAGGACGACTCTGGAGATAACTCTGGTGACGACTCTGGTGACGACTCTGGGGATGACTCTGAGGACTCCTTGGAGGGAATTCCTCCTGACGACGAGCTTGAGTCggacgactttgacagTGATAtcgatgaggaggacatGGTTGATTATCACGACTTatctgaagaggaggaggacgacgacgacgagcaATTGGATGATTCCATGTCTGTTTCCGATACCATGGCTCTTTtgaaggccaagaaggaggttaagaaggccaagaaggctgtggaggagtctgATGAAGAGGTGGATGATACAATGTCTGTGGCCAACACCATGGCGTTGCTCAaagccaagaaggctggtaaggacaagaaggacaagaaggacaagaaggacaagaaggaaaagtcCAAATCCAAGCCGGTGTACTCCGATCTCGACTCCGCGCTCATGCGaaaggatgaggaggaaatgAACTACtacgccaagaagctcggattcaaggacgccaagaGTGCCAATTTCGgctccgacgacgagctcGACGGCATTCTGGACGGTCTGGATGTTGATTTCGGGTTCGACAGTGAAGAAGAGTCCGATCATGTGCCAGAATTGgttgacgacaagaagcagaagaagaaaaaggagaaaaaggcAGCCAAGACGGTGAACAACGATCTTCCCTGGTCCGAAGATGAGGTTGACTCGGATGACTTTGATACAGATTCTGAAGACGATTCGAAGCCCAAGGTCAAAGAGAACCCCTATGTTGCTCCTGTGGCTGCCAACGCCGATTCCAGTCAAGCGGCGGCCAAATACGTGCCCCCTTCTCTGCGAAAGAAACTGGCGCTGGAAGTTGATCCCGAAACCAAGGAGATGGTTCTGATTCGTCGAAAAATCAAGGGCTCGCTCAATAAGCTGTCGGAAAGCAACATTGGCAGCATCATCAACGAGATTCTGCGTGTGTTTGACGATAATCCTCGTCTGCTGGTGACCACTGTTGTCACCGAATGTCTACTTGAAAGCACTGCCTCTGAAGCGGTGCTTTTGGAGACTTTTCTTCTGCTGCACGCAGTCATCGCCACCATTCTGTACCGGCAGGTGGGAATCTCGTTTGGTGCCTACTTTGTGCAGTCTCTGGTTGAAAAGTTCTTCACCAACTACTCTGCCGGCACCCATAAGGCCTGCTCTAACCTGTTGGCGTTCCTCACCGAAATCTACTACTTCCAGATGGTTTCGTGTCGGCTTGTCTACGATCTGATTCGAAAGTTTCTGGCCGACCCAAACGAGCGAAACACCGAGTATCTGCTGAAGATTGTGCGGTTTGCGGGCTCCCAGCTGCGTTCCGACGACCCCAGCGCCCTCAAGACCATCATCAACGACCTCCAGGCCTCTCTGGCCAAGACTGAGACCAATGCTCGAACCAAGTTCCTTGTGGAGTCTGTGGCGGCGCTGAAAAACAACCGACAGTCGCAGCACGGCATTTCCCAGGGCTACACCGAGACCAAGATGCGGCTCAAGAAGTTCATTGGCACCTTCAGCTCTTACACTGTCAACGAGCCCATCTCCGTGTCTCTCGAAGATATCGAGAACGTGGAGACTCGGGGCAAATGGTGGTTAGTGGGTGCTGCATTCAAGAACCAGGACCAGAACGAGTCCCAGACACACCGGGGCGACGACGACCTCGATCTGACCACCGTTCATGACGTTCTCGACGCCGCAGAGCCCAATTGGCTCGATCTGGCCCGAGAACAACGTATGAACACGGACATTCGACGGGCTGTTTTTGTGGCCATCATGGGCGCCGAGGACTACCTCAATGCTCTTGAGAGGGTGTCCAAGCTGCGTCTTAAGCGTGTTCAGGAGCGTGAAATCCCCCGGGTGCTCATTCACTGTTGTTCGAACGAGTCCGTGTACAACCCGTTCTACGCTCTTTTGGCCGTCAAGCTGGCGGAGCGGCATTCGCTCAAAATGACCTTCCAGTTCACCCTGTGGGACTTTTTCCGCGAGCTGGAcggcgacgacgacgacgattccgacgacgactctgaCCGAGAAGAGTCTGTCAAGGTGCTCGAGGGCTCGGACAGCAAGGAGCTGCTACGAAAGACCATGAATCTGGCGCGAATGTTTGCCCAGATGACCGCCGAGGGCACCGTGGGCCTCAACATTTTCAAAAACGTCAACTTTCTGACCGCCTCGGAAAACATGAAGATTTTCCTGGAAATGTACTTTGTGGCACTGTTTGGCATGCTGGGCAAACGAGCGGAGGAGGGCAATGGCAAGTCACGGGACCAGAAACAGCTCGTCAAGCTGCTACTCAAGCTCAAAGACAACGCCTTGTTACTGAGAGGTATCCAGTACTTTGTCTCGGAGATTGTGGTCCACAGCGACCTCATTGTCAAAAAGCGAGAGCGACAGAGAGTTTTGTGGGGCCGAGACGTGACCACCGACATTGTCGACGAGCTGACCAAGGCCACATAG
- a CDS encoding uncharacterized protein (Compare to YALI0D16335g, similar to uniprot|P50101 Saccharomyces cerevisiae YMR304w UBP15) produces MPDLYEQYTMVDDDFGVKSLDSSDNSPAESAHDTHAETEHDKTSTTETESVPEVATDIDMLKSKMHSTMFDDEAETDSEFDFTWEISDWTALPKRVHSDPFVHNGVRYRLLLFPQGKSQGEVSLFLEAAPDVSDGARVDPDWAVCVQFSLVMWNPNAPYIFQNMVAHHRFDAEDGGDWGFSRFYDLRRLAARHLDTQHALLERNVMNITVVGRVFKDPTGVLWHNFLRYDSKRVTGYVGLRNQGATCYLNSLLQSLYFTNAFRKAVFGIPTGENDAASAKVPHALQRLFYQLQTSDEPVSTLELTRAFGWDSADAFTQHDVQELERVLMDSLEGSMKGTKVDGALSELFVGQMKSFIRCIDVDYESSRSEDFWDVQLNVKGMQGLETSLRNYIEVEMLDGENQYMAEGYGLQDAQKGVSFQSFPPVLHLQLKRYEYDFERDSMTKINERYEFPPSVNLAPYLDRAADMSESWEYELHAVLVHSGDLNTGHYYGLLKPERDSPWFKFDDDRVTRATNKEVFEDNFGGDGLHNQHNKPLSARQQRNMRYKRQTSAYMLVYIRKSRLEQVLGKVHDSDVPAHIPQELSQEAAVEERRRQEMEEQHLYMPVSVASLSQFQSHHGFDTAIWSGTSLDDADHAGVPVSVRALKTWTLAELQAAIAQQLGLDDSAQIRLRGCVKRKNGTIRPDAIIVSQSPDETLEQIRDRVSTRTPELRVYVEQISSDTPAPMPTQSIVFLKHFDVETQTLVGVGHVLVDSSDTVGSIVPYITQSMGWDAATPVVLFEEIKPRMIDIVKQDKTFDEAEIQNGDIITFQRNDVAPAGRVRCQDPQQYYDFLYSRLRVNFVSRQDPEDEDSCVSLWLSKKDSYDDVAAAVGDVLGHPGSHIRLYVTNSDGSPRASIKSNSGSLSAIISTNYVSSHNPLLAYDILDMPLVELETKRNVQVVFLRNGLSTDEKYSFLLPETGHVGDIVTSLKAQAKGLENVPPEAFKLWFFNNGRNTQYFSLHESLKRFPDDTTLHAAVMTPEEQAVVKHEEQVASHVPQVDTVDENGTVVMAPTPEIPACPYKWVHCFHFWKDPMRPHSIPFSFAAAQGELWPDTKLRLKQVTGYSDQVFDKIKFAIVRDDSYAEPHYFGDEDELYAMVGDNLLLGLDHVDKTPYKKGYGERAIFINK; encoded by the coding sequence ATGCCCGACCTGTACGAACAGTACACCATGGTGGATGATGATTTCGGAGTCAAGTCGCTGGACTCGTCGGACAATTCGCCCGCCGAGTCTGCCCACGACACCCACGCCGAAACTGAACACGACAAGACAAGCACCACCGAAACGGAGTCTGTGCCCGAGGTGGCCACAGACATTGACAtgctcaagtccaagatGCACTCGACAATGTTcgacgacgaggccgaGACCGACAGCGAGTTCGACTTCACGTGGGAAATCTCAGACTGGACCGCGCTGCCCAAACGGGTGCACTCAGACCCGTTTGTGCACAACGGCGTGCGCTAccggctgctgctgttcccGCAGGGCAAGAGCCAGGGTGAGGTCTcgctgtttctggaggCCGCGCCCGACGTGAGCGACGGAGCGCGTGTGGATCCCGACTGGGCCGTTTGTGTCCAATTCAGCCTGGTCATGTGGAACCCCAACGCCCCCTACATTTTCCAGAACATGGTGGCGCATCACCGGTTCGACGCCGAAGACGGAGGCGACTGGGGCTTCTCGCGGTTCTACGACCTTCGACGACTCGCCGCCCGCCACCTCGACACCCAACACGCGCTGCTGGAACGCAACGTGATGAACATCACCGTGGTGGGCAGGGTATTCAAGGACCCCACCGGCGTTCTGTGGCATAACTTTCTGCGCTACGACTCCAAGCGTGTCACCGGCTATGTTGGCCTGCGAAACCAGGGCGCCACCTGCTATCTCAACTCCCTGCTGCAGTCGCTCTACTTCACCAACGCCTTCCGTAAAGCGGTATTTGGTATCCCCACCGGCGAGAACGACGCCGCCAGCGCCAAGGTGCCTCATGCTCTCCAGCGGCTGTTCTACCAGCTACAGACGTCTGACGAGCCTGTCTCCACACTGGAGCTCACCCGGGCTTTCGGCTGGGATTCTGCAGACGCATTCACACAGCACGACGtgcaggagctggagcggGTGCTGATGGACTCGCTGGAGGGATCTATGAAGGGCACCAAGGTGGACGGTGCGCTGTCAGAGCTGTTTGTCGGCCAGATGAAGTCGTTCATCCGGTGCATCGATGTGGATTACGAATCGTCGCGATCCGAGGACTTTTGGGACGTTCAGCTCAACGTGAAGGGCATGCAGGGCCTCGAAACGTCGCTGCGCAACTACATTGAGGTTGAGATGCTCGACGGCGAAAACCAGTACATGGCTGAGGGCTATGGGCTGCAGGACGCTCAGAAGGGTGTCTCGTTCCAGTCGTTCCCCCCAGTTCTGCATCTGCAGCTGAAGCGGTATGAGTACGACTTTGAGCGCGACTCCATGACCAAGATCAACGAGCGATATGAGTTCCCCCCCTCGGTGAACCTGGCACCCTATCTTGATCGTGCCGCTGACATGTCCGAGTCGTGGGAATACGAGCTGCATGCCGTGCTCGTGCACAGTGGCGATCTCAACACGGGTCACTACTATGGACTACTCAAACCTGAGCGGGACTCTCCCTGGTTCAAGTTTGACGACGACCGTGTAACACGggccaccaacaaggaggtgtttgaggaCAACTTTGGTGGCGACGGGCTTCACAACCAGCACAACAAGCCGCTGTCGGCCCGACAGCAGCGCAACATGCGGTACAAGCGCCAGACGTCGGCGTACATGCTGGTTTACATCCGAAAGAGCCGTTTGGAACAGGTGCTTGGCAAGGTGCACGACTCGGACGTGCCGGCTCATATCCCGCAGGAGTTGAGCCAAGAGGCAGCCGTGGAGGAGCGGCGACGTCAGGAGATGGAAGAACAGCACCTGTACATGCCCGTCAGTGTTGCTTCCTTGTCTCAATTCCAGAGCCACCACGGTTTCGACACTGCGATCTGGTCTGGCACGTCCCTGGACGATGCTGACCACGCCGGAGTGCCTGTGTCTGTGCGTGCTCTCAAAACCTGGACTCTGGCGGAGCTCCAGGCAGCCATCGCCCAACAACTGGGACTGGATGACTCTGCGCAGATTCGGCTCAGAGGCTGTGTGAAGCGAAAGAACGGAACCATCCGGCCAGACGCCATCATCGTCTCTCAGTCACCCGACGAGACGCTTGAGCAGATTCGAGACAGGGTATCTACTCGAACCCCGGAGCTTCGAGTGTACGTGGAGCAGATCTCCAGCGACACTCCTGCCCCCATGCCTACGCAGAGCATTGTTTTTCTGAAGCATTTCGATGTGGAGACCCAGACTCTGGTGGGCGTGGGTCATGTGCTGGTAGACTCCAGCGATACGGTGGGCTCCATCGTGCCCTACATCACCCAGTCCATGGGCTGGGATGCCGCTACGCCCGTCGTACTCTTTGAGGAGATCAAGCCTCGAATGATCGACATTGTCAAACAGGACAAGACGTTTGACGAGGCCGAGATCCAGAACGGAGACATTATCACCTTCCAACGAAACGATGTGGCTCCTGCCGGTCGAGTGCGATGCCAGGACCCCCAGCAGTACTACGACTTCCTCTACAGCCGACTACGGGTCAACTTTGTGTCTCGCCAGGACCCCGAGGATGAGGATTCATGCGTGTCGTTGTGGCTGTCAAAGAAGGACTCCTATGACGATGTTGCGGCTGCTGTGGGTGATGTTCTTGGCCATCCCGGCTCCCACATCCGTCTGTATGTGACTAACAGCGACGGCTCTCCTCGAGCAAGCATCAAGAGCAACTCTGGCTCTCTCTCGGCCATCATATCGACCAACTACGTCTCCTCGCACAACCCTCTACTTGCGTACGACATTCTGGACATGCctctggtggagctggagacaaAGCGGAACGTGcaggttgtttttttgcgtAACGGGCTCAGCACGGACGAAAAATACTCGTTCCTGCTGCCGGAAACTGGCCATGTGGGCGATATTGTGACATCTCTCAAGGCCCAGGCCAAGGGGCTGGAGAATGTGCCTCCCGAAGCGTTCAAGCTATGGTTTTTCAACAACGGTCGAAACACTCAGTACTTCAGTCTGCATGAGTCTCTGAAGCGGTTTCCCGACGACACCACGCTCCATGCAGCCGTTATGACTcccgaggagcaggctgTTGTGAAGCACGAGGAACAGGTGGCTAGCCACGTCCCGCAGGTGGACACTGTGGACGAAAATGGTACTGTTGTCATGGCTCCCACTCCCGAGATCCCAGCTTGTCCCTACAAGTGGGTTCATTGCTTCCATTTCTGGAAGGATCCTATGCGACCCCATTCCATTCCTTTTTCGTTTGCGGCTGCCCAAGGCGAGCTGTGGCCCGATACCAAGTTGCGGCTCAAGCAGGTGACTGGTTACTCCGATCAGGTGTTTGACAAGATCAAGTTTGCAATTGTGAGGGACGATTCGTACGCCGAGCCCCACTACTTTGGCGATGAGGACGAGTTGTATGCCATGGTTGGCGACAACTTGTTGCTGGGTTTGGATCATGTGGACAAGACGCCATACAAGAAGGGCTACGGTGAACGGGCTATTTTCATCAACAAGTGA